CGGCGTCACCGGCTGCTGCGAAGCGACGATGGCCGGGCCAAGGTCGCCGGGCAACGGCGGCCCCAGCTCGGGCACATCGGGCGGCAAGGCTGGTGGCAGCTTCGAGTAATCCGTCGGCAGCGCATCCAGTCCTTCGGACTTCGAGACGCGATCGACGTTGTAAAGCTCGGTTTGCTCGCCCGTACCGCGCCGCTGCGGTTGCAGCGACCAGATCGTGGCCCCAAGCACGGCGACCGACAGGCCGCCGACGAGGATGGCCAGCGTGCGCCGGTTCAGGCGCGTGACCGGGCGCGGCTGGGCGCGCAGCGCCACCGCCTCGGGCGCGACCTTGCCCGCCTGCGGCGTGGCGAGGTCGGGGGTGTTGTCCTGGCTCATGGTCAGTTCCTCCGTGCCACGCCATCCGTGCGCTCGATCCGCACCACGTCGCCCTTGTCACCGCCCAGGCGCAGTTCGGCCGCGCCGAACAGCCGATCCACGATGTAGTACGGCGAGCGGAAGCGGTAGTTCACCAGTTGCCCGTCGCCCTGCGCGCCGATGACAAACAGCGGCGGCAGCTCGCCTTGCGCGATGCCCGCCGGAAACTGGATATAGACCTTTTCGCCGTCATCGAACGCACGCAGCGGCTTCCAGGGCGGATTGCTGCCGCTGATCGCGTAGCGGAAGCGCAGGTTCTCCAGCGCCAGCCCGGTATCGACAGGCGCGGCGGCATTGGCCGCCTGCGCCTGACGCTGTAGCGCCAGCATCCGGTCGCGCGGATACTCCCAGGACACGGACGCCATCCACGTCTTCTCCGTCGAAGCCAGCTCCAGCAGGTACGTCCTGCGGCTGGTGGTAATGACGAGATTGGTCTTGAGGCCCGAGCGGATCGGCTTGACCAGCACGTTCACGCGCAGGTCGGCACCGCTACCGCTGGACGTGTCGCCCACGATCCAGCGCACGGTATCGCCGGCGGCCACCGTCACCAGTTCCTCGCCCGGCTGGAGCGAAACCACGGTCACACGGCCGACGGCCGCATAGACCTGATACAGCGCGCCATCGGTGAAGGGCCAGACCTGAATCGCATTGACGTAGCCCTCGCGCGTGGGCGCGACGCGGGCCTCGGCATTGGCGCGCGAGACGCGCACCTTCTCGTCGGCCGGCTCCGGCGCGGGTTTGGCGTCCTCGAGCGGCTTCAACTGCGCCGGCATTGGCAGCACCTCGGGCACGGCCACCACTTCCACCGGCGCGGGCGGCTCCGGCAGCGGCTGCGCCTGCACCGGCTCATCGAGCGAGATGGTTGGCGGTGGCTTGCCCTGCGAGGCGCAGCCCGCGAGGGCGAGCAGGATCGCCGGCAAAGAGGATTTACGGAAAAGATCATTCATGGCTTGGCTCCTTCGGAAGAATCCAGTTCGCGGCTCCACGACAGGCCGTTGACGTAGATGCCCAGGGGGTTCTTGCGCAGGCGTTCTTCGGTGCGCGGCGGCTGGAGCACGATGGACACCACGGCCGTCCATCGCTCCAGCCCAGCCGCGGCGCCGTTGACGTAACGGCGTTCCGTCCAGCGCACGTTGAAAGAGGTGTCGCTGGCGCGCACGACGCTGGTGATCTGTACCGTCACAGACTCCTTGCCGATGCGCGCGAACGGGTCGTTGACCCGCGCGTAGTCGTTGAGCACGGCCGCGCCCTTGTCGGTCGTGTAGTCGTAGGCGTCGAGCCAGTTCTGGCGGACGACGATGGAGTCGATGGACAGCGAGCGCACCAGCGTCACGAAGCGCGCGATGTGGTGCGCGGTCTGCGCATCGTTGGGCCGGTATGGCGTGGCGGCTTCGCCCACGGCGCGTACCTGGCCCGCGTTGTCCACCTCCACGACGTAGGGCGTCACGATGGATTGCGCCGAGCGCCACACCAGCCCGCCGGCCATCAGCAGCGCAAGCGTCAGGCAACCGAAGGCCATCAGGCGCCAGTTCTTCGCCTGGACGCGCGGCGAGCCGATGCGCTCGTCCCACACCTGGCCGGCAGCTTGGTACGGCGTGGCAGGCTGCGGCGTGTCGGCGTAGCGCACCTGCGGTTTCTTGAATCGCATGGTCAGTTCTCCTTATGAATCGGAATCGCGCAGGCTCGGCCCCTGGCCGGAGCCGCCGCCATCGCCACCGCGCAGCGCGTGGGCGGTGGTGGTCGCGGCGTGGGTGAGTTGCTGGCGGCGATGCAGGCGCTTGGCCCAAGCGGGCTGTTCCTGTGTCTGCGCCGTAGCGGCGCCGGATGCGGCCTCGCCTGCGGCACCCTGACCGGATGCCGCGCCCGCGCCGCCATCGGCGGCAGCGCCGTTCCAGCCAGCGCGGAAGGGAGCGGCCATGCGTTGCCCGGCAGCGGATGCACGGGATGCAGCCGCACGTCCGGCGGACTGCGCGCCGGTCTTGGCGACGTTGCCCAAGCCCGCCATCGCGCCCTTTGCGCCGCCGCCAGCGGCGGCGGAGCCGGCCTGGAACGCCGATTTCGCACTGCCAGCCGCCGACGTGGCCGCACGCGCACCAGCGCCGGCCAGCTTGGCGGCAGCCGGTGCCATGCGCGCGCCAGCGGTCACGGCACCGCCTACGCCCGTCGCGGCAGCACCAACAGCCACCGCCGTCCCGGCTGCGCCGATGGCAGCGCCTGCCATCGCACCCGCGCCGAGCTGCGGCGCACCGGACACAAGGCCCGTGGCGATGCCAGGGCCGAAGATCCCCAGCGCCAGCAAGGTGAGCGAGGCCAGCATGATGACCAGTGCGTGGTCGAGCGACGGCTCATCGGGATGGACTTGGAACTGAGTGAACAGGCCCGAGCCGATACCGACGATCACGGCCAGCACCAGCACCTTGACGCCGGAGGCCACCACGTTGCCCAAGACCTTTTCGGCCAGGAACGAGGTCTTGTTCCAAAGCGCGAACGGCACCAGCACGAAGCCCGCGAGCGTGGTCAGCTTGAACTCGATCAGCGTGATGAATAGCTGGATCGCCAGCACGAAGAAGCAGAGCACCACGACCAGCCAGGCGAGGAACAACACCAAGATGGCATCGAGGTTCAAGAACACCTCGGGAAATCCCATCATGTCGTCGAGCTGGAGGAAGATCGGCCCGCCCGCGTCAAGGCCGGTTTTCGCCAGCCGGCCCGGCTGCAAGAAGTTCTCCATCGTGATGGCAGAGCCGGTGGCGGTGATGCCCAATCCCGCGAACGAGCGGAAGACGATGCTCGCCAGCCAGTTGAAGTTGTTGATGATGTAGGCGAAGGCGCCGACGTACAGCACCTTGCGCAGCAGCTTGGCGATCACGTCCTCGCCCTGGCCGGTGGCGTGGCTCATGGCCCAATACAGGCCGGCGATCGTCATGTCGATGACGATCAGCGTGGCCGTGAGGAACGCCACTTCGCCCCGCAGCAGCCCGAAACCCGAGTCGATGTAGGCAGCAAAGGTGTTGAGGAATTGGTCGATGATGGTCACGTCATTCATGGCGTGTCCTCCGGTTCGGCAGGAACGACCGGCGCCACGCCATCGGCCGGCTCATCAAAACTCGGCGGGATCGGTGGCAGCTCGGCCAAGGTCTGGTATTCATCCGGCCCGGCTTGGCCGGAGAAGAAGCGCCGCCGGAAGGCTTCGGCGGCGGCGCGGCAAGCGTCCTCGCCCGTGGCCTGCCG
This region of Alicycliphilus denitrificans K601 genomic DNA includes:
- the trbG gene encoding P-type conjugative transfer protein TrbG; its protein translation is MNDLFRKSSLPAILLALAGCASQGKPPPTISLDEPVQAQPLPEPPAPVEVVAVPEVLPMPAQLKPLEDAKPAPEPADEKVRVSRANAEARVAPTREGYVNAIQVWPFTDGALYQVYAAVGRVTVVSLQPGEELVTVAAGDTVRWIVGDTSSGSGADLRVNVLVKPIRSGLKTNLVITTSRRTYLLELASTEKTWMASVSWEYPRDRMLALQRQAQAANAAAPVDTGLALENLRFRYAISGSNPPWKPLRAFDDGEKVYIQFPAGIAQGELPPLFVIGAQGDGQLVNYRFRSPYYIVDRLFGAAELRLGGDKGDVVRIERTDGVARRN
- the trbF gene encoding conjugal transfer protein TrbF, whose translation is MRFKKPQVRYADTPQPATPYQAAGQVWDERIGSPRVQAKNWRLMAFGCLTLALLMAGGLVWRSAQSIVTPYVVEVDNAGQVRAVGEAATPYRPNDAQTAHHIARFVTLVRSLSIDSIVVRQNWLDAYDYTTDKGAAVLNDYARVNDPFARIGKESVTVQITSVVRASDTSFNVRWTERRYVNGAAAGLERWTAVVSIVLQPPRTEERLRKNPLGIYVNGLSWSRELDSSEGAKP
- the trbL gene encoding P-type conjugative transfer protein TrbL, producing the protein MNDVTIIDQFLNTFAAYIDSGFGLLRGEVAFLTATLIVIDMTIAGLYWAMSHATGQGEDVIAKLLRKVLYVGAFAYIINNFNWLASIVFRSFAGLGITATGSAITMENFLQPGRLAKTGLDAGGPIFLQLDDMMGFPEVFLNLDAILVLFLAWLVVVLCFFVLAIQLFITLIEFKLTTLAGFVLVPFALWNKTSFLAEKVLGNVVASGVKVLVLAVIVGIGSGLFTQFQVHPDEPSLDHALVIMLASLTLLALGIFGPGIATGLVSGAPQLGAGAMAGAAIGAAGTAVAVGAAATGVGGAVTAGARMAPAAAKLAGAGARAATSAAGSAKSAFQAGSAAAGGGAKGAMAGLGNVAKTGAQSAGRAAASRASAAGQRMAAPFRAGWNGAAADGGAGAASGQGAAGEAASGAATAQTQEQPAWAKRLHRRQQLTHAATTTAHALRGGDGGGSGQGPSLRDSDS